The window gatgctttatgcaaatgtatgttaacaacagcctgtttacattttaacagaatcaccagccattgttttgtatatgaattttcctttcagaagatttttctttctccatttttgtttgctgctgcatcatttgtgacctgtgctggcaagttgagtcggaattagcaaatttaaaaaaaatagttgttcatattttgacattctctattaaaacatagaacaatgcatgatttgttgaaatataacaaaatatgacagaactacacgtgtttgaagttgaaagagtcaaattaccacaaacatttctatacattatattaccacatcaataccttaaaatcactggtaaaactataagatttagcacacacaaagcaaaaacatcatcaatgtatgttcaactttttttccttttgtttgattgacattgagacagactgcttaaaatctaagtggtctaatataatgttacacatcagatagttttacccaacagttaaccaaacatttacttaaaacataacagattatagagcctacctgcgtgaattcttatcaaaacagatatttgtaaaactgtaattttgtgtagatgtctatatatccgggtctcgcactcgcgcgtctgtgtgcacgcgcttcagatatcagtcagtcagcgtgaggggatcgcttttgagtcttgtcgctcttaataactctttaacattaatcaggtaccgaactttatctctcttaatgactcttttaacatcaagcaagtcctgcagtctattttctaagtcatgcataaaagcgaaaccaaaatgaattgagacgcatttttgtattagattaagcattaggaggacggtaacgttacacctctcagacgtataaataaagatcatatcagatgtccaacgagcatttagagcattggatttagaagacgatttgcttaatgttcttatttctatgaaaaccttttactcatttagagagagtcacatttgtctgcgtctctgttcattcaactatgggctggaccaagggtcaaacagaaattgcgcgttgcgttaatctccgttaataaaattagtggcgttaaaatgaatttgcgttaacgcgttattaacgcgttaattttgacagccctaatatatatatatatatatatatcatatagGAACACATCACGCTATATAGAGACCATATATCATATAGGGACATGTCACATGGCATATAAATCTTATATATCATATAGGAACACATCAAGCAGTATATagcccatatatatatataatttagggACATGCCACACGGCATATAGACCGTATATATCATATAGGGACATGTCGCATGGCATATAGACCTTATATATCATATAGGAACACATCAAGCAGTATATAGCCCATATATATAATTTAGGGACACGTCACATGGCATGAAGAGTATATATATCATATAGGAACACGTCACGCAATATATAGACCATATATCATATAGGGATACGTCACATGGCATATAGGCCAAATATATATCATATAGGAACACGTCACGCTATATAGAGaccatatatataatttagGGACACGTCACATGTCATATAGACCGTATATATATCATATAGGAACACGTCACGCTATATAGAGGCCATATATCATTTAGGGACATGTTGCATGGCATATATACCATATATATCATATAGGAACACGTCACTCGCCATATAGACCATATTGTGATGCAGTATATAGACTGTATGTGTCAAATAGAGACACTTTCACTACACATTTAGCTCCTGGTATATACAATTCCCAATTCACATCTTTTATGTCCAATTTATTTCTCCATCATGTCTCTTGAGCTGTGGCAGAAGCAACTTGTGAGCAATAAAACATTAATCTCAGCATGTTTAAGATTCACAAACATAAAAATCATTCATGTAAATACAACGGAGCCTAATCTTTAAAGCAGaagataaacaaacacacaaacatccaTTCAGATTTATCTGTGGAACCGTCTGTGGCCCAAATCTCAGCTCAGACTCCATACACCTGCATAAATGCCCTGCTGTCCCAATTAGAGGAGGGAAGCTTCAGCCAACGGCTCTCAGATTTTATCCTGCTGGTCTCCGTGGCCTTCCCAGTGTCACAGTGCGTTTCTCACCAACACTCCGACAAGATATACACCAGTTAATGGCTGGAACAATGTGTAGGTGTGCACACAAACATCTAAGATGATTTCCAGTGACAACAGAGGTTTGGCAAGAATACTAATGTATGCAACtgagaaaaaaacacagaagACAGACCAAGACAGAGTATgtctacagagagagagagagaaatggcTTCGAATTACTTCAATCAGATTATCCATCTTCCAGTCTCTTCTGCCCGTTAGGCAAAGTGTCTGATCTCAGATCTAATGAGCTCAGGTGAACTGAGACGCATCGCAACTCAAGCAGAAATCCGAACATCCAAAATCAACAATCCGAACTGAATCAGATGTGTTTGAAAAGAATCAATGCTTTGCTGTGCTGTCAgtgccacaaaaaaaaaaagtgttaacaACATAAAAATCTCAGTTTTTTTAACACACTGCAAAAAGGGAAAAAAGTAAAACCACACATATTGCATAACTCTGAATTGCACCATGCTAAGGAATTGAATGTTACACAAGCGCATGCTGCTGTTTACTTCACTGCAGTGTCTAGCGGAGGAACGACAACTCTGAACTGCTAAACTTACAATCCCCAAACCTTGCGACTTGTTGCATCATAACGCGGTTCTCAAACAGGTCAAATATTTGTCAACACCAACATTCACTTGAGATAAACTGTACAGGCAATGCCTGGGGATTCATCTGATTATGTTTCCTATTGTTCTCTAGCGTCTGTTTCCATACAAATGCATATGACCCTTTGTTTTCCAAAGAGTCTCTCAATAGTCAGGGTCCCCTTGAGCATCCATTCAGacctcagagagagagaggacacAAACAGAGACACAGTTAAGCACTTCAGCGCCTGTGTCCTTTAGGGCCATTAGGGTGGCTTATAAAACGATTTGAACTAGTTGTGGGGTGAAAGCATTGTGATATTTACCTCACAATACTATGGTGAATGACTTAAGATTCAGACCAAAATGAATGTAGCATTAGATTTAAGCACACTATACAGTTTTTGCTATTATAGCAAGAAGACTGCAAAATATCATATTGTAATCTAAACATCACTATCAAATTGTACTGCTTTTTTTGAACATATAAAAAAGTCTCATAAACACAACGTGACGCTATAAAGCATTAGACAATAAATTCAGTACGAAACATAAATACAGCCAGGAGCTCAGATCTGCGCCTGAGAAACCTCACACTGTTAATACTAAAATCAATATTGTGAGCACAGTTGTCCTACTTTGTTTCTGATGTATAGCCCTGCATAAGGCACAGAGAAGTTGAGATGGTTTTACCTTGGAAAAGAAAAGCTCTTGTGTCATCATGAAAGCCCTGCACCTGCGTTACACCTGCAAAACCTTCAGCTGGGCTGAACTCCTGGAACACGCTGATCCGAACCGCTGGATCCACTCCGTATGCAGCAACTTCAACACAATTACAACATATAGATACACAACATTACAACAGAGAAAACATCTCACATCTGAGCTGATCAGGTGAAATCTTCAACCTGTCTGAACATTTGACTCGTGAATTTTACCATTTATAATGAGTTTACATGAGTTTGCATGAAAAATAATCTTTTCATAGCTAATGCACAATTTCTTATAGGTAACCATAACTAGAAGAATGTATTCGGTATTCAGTTTCAGTAACTAAATATGATTTGAATAGTTTCTATGATTATGGGAATACTGCTTTATATTACTTATACATGTGAATAATTGTAACAGGCATAACAACAGCAATCAATTTGCAAaacagttaaatgttttgtgcataatacatttttacatttatgtgcaTCAGAATATGATCAAAGTAAAGTGTGAAAGAAAGAAGAGTCAGATATTACAGCTCATCTTCAGTACTGTCAGCGACTGCAGGGGAATAACAGCTATTGAGAAATCATCATCATACATATAATCTATACTAATAATCATGAGACTGATACAGAATAACTGATTCCCGTATCTCATCCTACCTGCTGGCACGCAAAATAACGCAAGAAAGAACTGCAATAATCCCATGGTGATGAATACAATTAGTCCATGTTGTAACAGTCCACGAAAAAAGCGCACAAAAACAGTCTCGCGTAAACAGGATTGATCTTCATTTAAACATCATTCCCAAAAGATGAGATGAGCATCATCGGCTCCTGTGAATAATCCGCACAGGTGGTTACTGCGCACGCGACTGCGGATCCGACCAACAGCTCGGCGTCTGGTCAAAATAAATCAGCAGCTtcacacagagacacagagagagagagagagagagagagagagagagagagagagagagagagagagagagagagagagagagagagagagagagagagagagagagagccagagAGCGAGAGCGGGAGCGCGTAATCCCCCTGGTGGCGCACTGGCGCTCGCGTCGCGTTCAGTACCCTCTGACTTTGGGCGCAACATGAGATGAGACGCGTCATTGGGGATGACATTAAAGCTTAAATCAAACCATTaagaagaaaaattttctcTGGAATACTGGACTCTGGTTGGTTCCATGGTTTGTTATTCCAAGATAACGCAGTGTTCATTCAGGTGTACTGCGTGTCACCACAGAAAATAAAACTGTAGTTTTGtagtatttactataaaaaGTAGTACAATTATTGGATACTATAGTCTTTGAACattaccatagtaaatattaaagtagtATTTACAGTTTGTTCTTTAGTATATATATTCTTGCAGAATAGTATAATAtagtataatatataatatagtaTATTTTAACAAagcatacactcacctaaaggattattaggaacaccaaactaatactgtgtttgaccccctgccttcattctacgtggcattgattcaacaaggtgctgaaagcattctttagaaatgttggcccatattgataaattagcatcttgcagttgatggagatttgtgggatgcacatccgggacacgaagctcccgttccaccacatcccaaagatgctctattgggttgagatctggtgactgtgggggccattttagtacagtgaactcattgtcatgatcaagaaaccaatttgaaattattcaagctttgtgacatggtgcattatcctgctggaagtagccatcagaggatgagtatgGTGGTTATAAAGGGCtggagatggtcagaaacaatgctcaggtaggccgtggcatttaaacgatgcacagttggcactaagaggcctaaagtgtgccaagaaaacatcccccacaccattacaccaccaccagcagcatgcacagtggtaacaagacatgttggatccatgttctcattctgtttacgccaaattctgactctaccatctgaatgtctcaacagaaatcaagacttatcagaccaggcaacatttttccagtctttaactgtctaattttggtgagctcgtgcaaactgtagcctctttttcctatttgtagtggagatgagtggtacccggtggggtcttctgctgttgtagcccattcgcctcaaggttgtgcgtgttgtggcttcacaaatgctttgctgcatacctcggttgtaataagtgattatttcagtcaaagttgctcttttatgagcttgaatcagtcggcccattctcctctgacctctagcatcaacaaggcattttcgcccacatgaCTGACGCATACTGGATgattttcccttttcacaccattctttgtgaATGtcattaatgtatttatttatttagattcaAGATATGCCCAGATATTTTCTTCATGAGGAGATTCATACTACAGTATTTCTACAGCCTATCTGTGTCTCAAGAACATTCTGCCCCAAACTACTGTCCTACATACTGTCACtaataaaaagtgtttgttaaattCAAAAACAGCTGTTATGGATGTGGTCTCATTCTTTCCCAAAGCAAAGTTTTTACCACAGGTGGCCTAATGGTAAAGGTGCCAAACATCAAATGATTGTAGGTTTGATCTCATAAAAGAATGACCTAGAAATGTCACCATATCACAAAACTCCAAAAATGTTCCGTCTCTAGAGCGCCGGGGTGTTTTGTTAAAAACTGAACAGTATATATATCATTTATCAGACTGTTTTCTGTGTGTGCTAAAATACAGCACTCTTCCTTTCTCTTCCTGGTCTAAATAAACCGAGAAGTGCGATTCAGTGTTAATCTAATAGATTagttttaacccagcagtcGGGTGGTTTGAGTAATGTATTGCATTGGTTTAGTCCTCGTGTGCTGTTGTGCATTGGTTCAGCTGACAGAAGAAGCGCTCGGTCGAATTATTCTGGAGAACTGTGTGAATGGATTTTTCTCTCGAGTGCTCAATTCTGAATTGAACAGGGCAGAGACACTTCAGCCACTGAAATCAGGGCTGATATCAAACCACACACGCTGTGAGCACCGTACCGGTATCTTCACCTCAATATGACAGTCCATTACACAGCCATTCACCTGTCTGTGGATAAACACTAATATAGCAGAAATGCAACACAACCAATCAGTTTACAATCTAAATGCATGtaagtttaaattttttaaacgAACTATGTAttatggagcccctaaggggacattgggcaaaaattaaacaaagtttagtttcatgtgcgcacatgaaactatcgcatgcgcacgtgaaactctCCCGTGTGCACGCAAAACTgaacttaaaaaatattctgcacatgaaggtttcgtgtgagcacatgaaactaaactttagatttttttactccaatgtcaccttaggggctcggtaatgTATTATTGGaaacttttagcagtaataatgattcagtgacagtaatttattagtttgtgacaagagtatgcagtaAACCcatgacacctagtggccgttgttggtaaaaccactaaaagtgtaaaacaaacctatttttaatgcataattacagctaattttttacagtgtagtgtccgcctctgttTTTTTGGGACATTCAAGACCTCCTTTATCATGGGGATAAGTATCTGAAgtcaatttctttttttttcagagAAAATAACCAAGAAGAAAAGAACTGACGATTAAAAGTTTGATAagccttaggggctcggtaataTATtattggaaaggtctaagattgtagttttcatatttcaaaaccttttagcagtaaaaatgatgcagtgacagtaatttattagtttgtgacaagagtatgcagcaaaccaatgacacctagtggcggttgttggtaaaaccactaaaagtttaacacaaacctattttttgtgatattttatgtataaaatatatactttattgcattatttttatttatcacaataggtgtaaactgctataacaatttttatttcatattttcatcTCCAGACACTTCtgtgaaaaactttaaaggtcttctttaaaacaagaccaagattaggtttctagaccaaaaaacttccagagttatattaattaaaaGGTGTACATCATATAATATTGCCAAAATATTAGACGAATGTTGCCAGTAATgatgataaataaaatttaattttgtgGAAAAACTCCAGTTTAAAATACTTTGTCTGTATTTGTCAGATCTTTAACACCGTGAAGTTTCTTCATTGGGTCTTGCTGTTGAAAGAGAGATAgatgtgtctgttgcatttaataaaaagaaaatcctctcCAAGCCCTCTCCAAAACTTACTTAGTAAATCAAGTGGTCAAGCTGTGTTTTGGGCTGTTAACTGAGGGGATTTACTCGACCCTGCTGGCCGGTTTGGTGCTGGTGAATGATCAGTTAGTCTTATTTAAGACCCAGCTACCATTATAGCTCCTGTGAAACATCTCACGTTCCCAAATAATCCCACCAGATGCCGGGGTAATAACTGAGGACTGAAGGAAGACTCAACGACACCAAACAGGGCTTTTCATAGGGTACCAATAAAAACTGTCAGTGGAGATCCATCCAGGGTCTGATCTCAGCACCGAATGCCCATGTGTATTTTAGGAAAGTGTAATATCAGTTCAGATGTGAGACAGATGGTGGGTTAGAGATGTGCAGACAGTATTTGAATAGATCTCATAACTCTGCTGGATTTTATTGCAAGTTTTCTAATATCTCAGGTCAGCCCGTATGCAATTGTCTAGAGTCGTTTATGATTGATGGCAAAGAGTaatgcacgtgtgtgtgtgtgtacattttacaATACTTACGAGGATCAAATCTACCCGCAAACCTGTAAACTTACATTATGACAACGTGCCTGGTGCACCTCATGaggaaaacaacataaataatgtCGTGTTTCATCTGTAATGTGCAGAGGTTTAGGATACAATAATTTACCATACACCAATAATGAGCTTGGTTTAATTCAGAAGTCATTCAAGGTCATCCTATCACATTAAACCTGTATGTGtgaacaagtctttatctttacagaataaaactataaaataacagcctcatggaaagcattctgggaaccaaaatctgaagataaaaaactgaaaaagattGATGAGAATTTGTAATGCTTTACGTGagtctgttattttatagttttattttgtaaagacttgttaatatttaatgttcatttaactttgaacaaactaaataacataaatttaaatccacAGTTAGTTACTGGCAAATAGCTGCATAAATACAGCAAACATTTTCACAGCGTAGGCTGATGGAAAAAAGCTCATAAAACAATATAGTCATGAAGAGCTATTTCCAAAAGTGGCCTCaggaaaatataataatttcaaCACAATCTGGGCCTGGAACGAATCCTCATACAGACAGCATAGGTTACTGGAGACCCtgttaaaagaaataaaaagaaacatgaaaGAGAAGAAAGAAAATGCTGTAAACGTGATCCAAAAACCATCCTAGTTATATCCTTATACcccattaaaacaacaacaaaataacaaatgtttcttAGAATCTGCACTCGCCTGTAGTTTAGTGGTAAATAAAGCATCACGGGCATAGTGGGCACGGTGGGCACCTGTGTTTTGATCTGGACTCACCTGTGGGCGACTGACAGATGTGTTTCTGTCTACAGTACTGAAGTGTGGGATTCTGGGGTCCTACATCACAGCATACAGTATCTGAATTATGACCAAACCCACCAGAACCTGTTGCTCCTGTTATATAAACGTAACCAAAATCACTATGGTAACTGTCGTTTGTGCCATTTTTAAATCAATTTGGGCAAAAACAATTgctaagtaaaaaaataaatgtaatagcAAGACACCACCATTTTACTATTAACATTTTACTCCAACATACTTTAAGAATACTACGGCACTACCATGGTGCATgaaaattaaactaaaactaactAAAGAAAACATTGCCATGGTAATATGATAGTACAGTTGTTAGTGGCAGTCATAAACAGTAAAGATTTGTTATATTATTGTACAGCACTGACCTCTAGTGGAATAAAATGACCAAAGCAAACCTTTGAGTTTCCACACTGTGAGGAAATAAGATTTTTCTCAAAGCATGAACAAGAACCTTTaggtttttatttgtataataatattttctaaaacatttaaaaataatattcacTATACAATATTAAACACAGTCGTGTGATATTAAATATACATAggaaatataataaatatggtAATACAAACTAAATAACTTTGTTTACAGCACTGCTTTGGGttgaataattataaaaattaaaactattAATTGATTATAATGACTATGTATAAAGTACAGAAGTTTATACATTTCAAGTGACCATCATGGACAAGAGAGCAAAGTTGATTGGGACACAGCCAGTCAGGGCTAGAGAGGTGTGGTAAAGGTCAAAGGTGAGTTTATCTGAGTCTATGGCAAGACGCACGTTTCACCTTTATCTGTTtgcagattaaaataaaaaaaataataaaaaagtattatagTATTAAAAGAGTATATCTTCTATGCTCTTATATCGGTAATGTAAGTTTATTAGGTTAAATAGTGGACATCAAGTTGTGCTAGTTTTCACCTGAAACCCCTAATAAGTTCACTGAATTTATTTGATCAAGTAAACTCGTTCCCTCAATTCAATTAAGTAATGGGTCTCCCAAAAActttatatttaagttcacttaACTTGCCCACATAGACTGAACTTAAATTGTCATTTAACTTTTTATAATAATGAAAGGTATTCAGGACTGACTCTATGTCAATCAATGAATGAACTTATTTCTGCACAAACTGCACTGTTCACATGAATCATCATTAGTGGACAGAAATATGATGCGTTAAATGTGGTGCATGCACACCAAaccaaacactgatcacctgaactataatttacaagaaaaacaTCAATAATGCTACAACGAGTTTAAAACTCTAAGAATTTTTATTTACAATTGTTAAAATTTCATTCAATCATTCAAAATGTCCAGGCGCAAGGGCTTATTCCTCACAGCAttttaaaattatcattttgaaTTAATTGCACTTGAATTTTTGAGTTTGTTTTTGTAGGTTAATAAGTTAAATGAACAAAGGTAGTTAAGTTATGGATCCAAAATTTAAGTCATGATTGCTTGACTTTTTGAGTACAAACAGCGTTAGGGCTTTCAGTGTAACAGTGAAACCAGCATTGTAAAGGTTTTTGCACATTATGGGATAGCTTTTCTTTTGCCAATCATAACAGTGAGCATTTACATTACAAGCCCATTTAAAGATAATGATCATAGAGgataaaaatgctaaattaTGACTTTACTGACTTTATAAACATCTTAATGATTCTCATCTAAATGtatatttacaattaaaaaatattacattcatacacttgaaaaataaaataaaaaacaaaccaaaTTGAGCTTTTTACAGTAATTAGGTTTTTTATAAAGATAAGATTTTACAGTTATTACAAAACTACAGGAAGTAATGAGAATTCAAGCGACCTAATTacacatttacatatatatacagATCATCTGACTGAAGGCGTAGAGCTGAAATGTTGGCCAAGCTAAGACCCAACATACTAGTACAGCGCGTCACGCACTCCTTTATAATCTTAACAAAAATGCACACATGGTTTCTCGAGAGAAACAAAAGAGAAATCAAAGATTATAAGCAAACTTCAGATGTGACATAAAAACGTCAAATATGGGATCTTTGCgggtatgtgtgtgaatgcacgcacagattctggaaaatcattgacagtgtgaatgaaccaaaattaaaaaaacatccgATACAAATCCAAGacgcattttccgtgtattttccgtatATGTCTGTGTGAAAAAAGCTAGATTTTTCCAAACAGCACTGACTAGTAGACTTCATAATTCAATACagattttaaatgtcattttttagAGACAAAGAGCAAATTCTAGCACATAAACCGAACAAAATCAAAGTTTATATTCATTATAATACCTTGCACAATGTTCCTAACCCAATCACAATTCCCTGACAATGGGAGCCCAAACAACAAAGTTCAGTTCCACATTTCCATGATTTGTATTAAAAGTCTCTTCAGTTCAATATTATAagagtaaaaaaatcatttttgctgTGATCTTTCTGGTGTGCCCATCTACAGGTGCATCAggtgcaggtgtgtgtgtgtgtttcatctGTTGGGTTGTGTGTTTGCCGGTTCTGATTTACTCCAGACCATcagttgttcttttgatgtGTATGTGCTCTCCTTTTCTCTGGAGTTCCTCCACTTCATTCTACGGTTCTGGAACCAGATCTTCACCTGTAGACCACACAAACCTTTCAGACTCTCGCTTTGAATGACTTTCTCAACAACAGAAAGTAAAGATGTGTATGTTCCTCACCTGTGTTTCTTTCAGACAGAGGTCTGTTGCCAGTCGATTGCGGTCAGTCTTGCTGATGTATTTCTGTCTACGAAACATTTTCTCCAGTTCTCGTCTTTGTTCTTCAGAGAACACAGCTCTGCGCAGAATTCCCGGCCTGGGCCTGGAGCTCAACGCTTGGCTCCACAGCGCAGCACCGACTCCCTCTGCAGGAAAAGATGGAGAACATTATCTCTGAGATCAATACATGAAACCAACACACTTGATGATTACATCTGACTGCACCATTCATCAAAGACAGTTCAGATACTCTAGTAGATTGAATCTGTACTGTGATACTTTACAGAAAAAATTGACCTTTCCACTTGACTCTGActcatttaaaggcggggtgcatgatttttgaaaaacactttggaaaagggagtcatgCTGAgtaacaaaacacacttatagccaatcagcagtaatgGGCGTGTTTACTAACTGACATCCTTgcctggctgtttctcaatgtcaaggaaggatcctcggaagccagaatttggaggatgctacgtcattgACATCCGTCGAAGAACTGTTctaatgtcgaggatcctcggaatttcaGCCAGAGTCCTTCATTCGAGAAATATCcaatacaggaaaggatgcatatgtgtattcTTTGCGCGCTGAAattacccacaatcctatgcgcgcagcaccgaaagcacacctttcattgaagcaatgacgtgcacttgctagcctgttccatttatgtgttctccgaatgcttaagagGAGCCTCGCTTAGACATTGAGAAACAACGCATGTGTTGTGTATGTGTt is drawn from Misgurnus anguillicaudatus chromosome 6, ASM2758022v2, whole genome shotgun sequence and contains these coding sequences:
- the dbx2 gene encoding homeobox protein DBX2 encodes the protein MAEFPPRHPGFGNSGKCFLIENLLRPDSSSPVGWAASGVHSKKCSSALLFGPLGLVMKGKGVHQTGDLESHKCPRMTDEKTLRSQSVITGVPMPGFTGSGPVMFTKGVGAALWSQALSSRPRPGILRRAVFSEEQRRELEKMFRRQKYISKTDRNRLATDLCLKETQVKIWFQNRRMKWRNSREKESTYTSKEQLMVWSKSEPANTQPNR